The proteins below are encoded in one region of Candidatus Methylomirabilota bacterium:
- a CDS encoding iron-sulfur cluster assembly scaffold protein, which yields MSAVQAGPYSDVIRERWRRPKFRGELPGANAVAEDVNPLCGDRVRLMLSLAGSRVADARFAADSCAICAASADVTAELVAGRPVAEALGLEAADVLAVLQADIRPTRMRCVTLPLSVLAMALARRNGA from the coding sequence ATGAGCGCGGTGCAGGCGGGGCCCTACAGCGACGTGATCCGCGAGCGCTGGCGGCGGCCGAAGTTCCGCGGCGAGCTGCCCGGCGCGAACGCCGTCGCCGAGGACGTCAATCCGCTGTGCGGCGACCGCGTGCGGCTCATGCTGAGCCTCGCCGGCAGCCGCGTGGCCGACGCGCGCTTCGCGGCGGACTCGTGCGCCATCTGCGCCGCGTCCGCCGACGTCACGGCAGAGCTGGTCGCGGGCCGTCCCGTCGCCGAGGCGCTCGGCCTCGAGGCGGCCGACGTCCTGGCCGTGCTCCAGGCGGACATCCGCCCGACGCGGATGCGCTGCGTGACGCTGCCGCTCTCCGTGCTCGCCATGGCTCTCGCCCGGAGGAACGGGGCATGA